The genomic segment GTTAAAGGCCAGATTTCAGGCTAGCTTCAATAAACTTGTCCAAGTCGCCATCTAAGACGCTTTGGGTATTTCGGTTTTCAACACCTGTACGTAAATCTTTAATACGGGCATCATCAAGCACGTACGAACGGATTTGACTGCCCCAACCAATATCTGATTTGGCGTCTTCCGCGGCTTGCTTATCAGCATTTTGTTTGAGCATTTCTAACTCATACAGTTTTGCTTTTAACTGTTTCATTGCAGCGTCGCGGTTCTTATGTTGCGAACGGTCATTTTGACACTGCACGACCGTGTTGGTCGGTAAATGGGTAATACGAATTGCAGATTCTGTTTTGTTAACGTGCTGCCCACCCGCACCAGATGCGCGGTAGGTATCGACACGTAAATCTGCTGGATTGATATCAATCTCAATCGAGTCATCAATTTCTGGGTAAACGAATACCGAACAGAAAGAAGTATGACGCTTACCAGACGAATCAAACGGTGACTTACGCACTAAACGGTGAACACCGGTTTCTGTACGTAGTGAACCAAAAGCATACTCGCCAGTAAACTTGATGGTTGCGCCTTTAATACCTGCAACATCACCGTCGGTGACTTCCATTAATTCTGGTTTGTAATCGTGGGCTTCACCCCAACGCAAGTACATACGCAACACCATGTTTGCCCAATCTTGCGCTTCGGTACCGCCTGAACCTGATTGAATATCTAAATAGCAATCTGATGCATCATGTGGGCCTGAGAACATACGACGGAACTCAAGTTCCTCTAAACGTTTCTCAAGATCTTCTAGCTCAGAACTCGCATCGTTAAAGGTTTCTTCGTCGTCTTCTTCAACGGCAAGCTCAACCAGTCCTTCAATATCTTCAAGGCCACTGTCCATATCATCAATGGTTTTGACCACTGCCTCTAAAGATGAACGCTCTTTACCCAGTGCTTGGGCATTATCAGGATCGTTCCATACTTCGGCACTTTCTAACTCTCGGGTAACTTCTTCTAAACGCTCTTGCTTAGCAGCGTAGTCAAAGATACCCCCGAAGAAGTTCGGTGCGGTCAGCGAGTTCCTTGATCTTGAATTTAACTGGATTTACTTCAAACATGATGATTTCTACTTTATGGAAATTTAGATTGCTGCAAACCGAGTATTCTAACCTATCGCTAGCGCTAAACCTAGGTCGTTTTAATGACTTTTTGTCACTTTAGTTGGCCATGATTACAATCAAGTAAGTTGAATAAGTTTGATGAACACATTAACTAACCATTTATGAGTTAATTAGACATAAAAAAAGAGCCAAGCAACAAACGTTGCAATGGCTCTTTTATCTCAGTAAATACAATGAAATTAACTCACTGTTGGGCTTTATAATTCAATAATGGATTTACACCTTAAATTGACTCACCAATGTCGATAAGTAATCGCCAGAGCTTGCAACAGAAGTACTGACCTCAGCCGCTTGCTGGCTAGATGACAGCAGCTCATTAACGATTTCTTGCACCGAGGTAATATTGCGATTAATTTCCTCTGTTACTGAGCTTTGCTCTGTCGCAGCTGTCGCAATCTGGGTACTCATGTCATTAATGCTAGTCATAGACGATGTCACCGCACCTAAACTTTCTGAAATCGCTTTGGATGAATCCACTGAGCGCACACCACTTTTT from the Shewanella japonica genome contains:
- the prfB gene encoding peptide chain release factor 2 (programmed frameshift); this encodes MFEVNPVKFKIKELADRTELLRGYLDYAAKQERLEEVTRELESAEVWNDPDNAQALGKERSSLEAVVKTIDDMDSGLEDIEGLVELAVEEDDEETFNDASSELEDLEKRLEELEFRRMFSGPHDASDCYLDIQSGSGGTEAQDWANMVLRMYLRWGEAHDYKPELMEVTDGDVAGIKGATIKFTGEYAFGSLRTETGVHRLVRKSPFDSSGKRHTSFCSVFVYPEIDDSIEIDINPADLRVDTYRASGAGGQHVNKTESAIRITHLPTNTVVQCQNDRSQHKNRDAAMKQLKAKLYELEMLKQNADKQAAEDAKSDIGWGSQIRSYVLDDARIKDLRTGVENRNTQSVLDGDLDKFIEASLKSGL